In Topomyia yanbarensis strain Yona2022 chromosome 2, ASM3024719v1, whole genome shotgun sequence, one DNA window encodes the following:
- the LOC131681742 gene encoding uncharacterized protein LOC131681742 isoform X2: MGCSSSSTAVEDTPHVNTPVKRGTRKLVGLPEETFELEDTVPKASETVSEAYHRLDEEICKIESTCAGPRLLTAEAWIDHLATTFKQTHISSTMLQRENKFAMDVTVVEIPNGIPVLSSPSESGVEVSDRSRDDTAKLALKLDVALDPVKAARHEEFIARISRAAMALEAGSFQTDMVDISRRRAQNLRRTFAQLKALYAELDYLIASANNGSYSSLNEQRLDGELESAREIRDRLGGVCEQWRTAASMIRASANGMLQSVEFWNLVGSSKDAAEKISLALDSRTACHGALIAMEAAQDALPQVEIPFVTVRQQSALKHGLIYMLTDMANPARYRHTKHVLEGFLKNVEMSVRWVHDTYSDTLKKDLLEADQSVLSIAKQLREIRTNYLRQRLGSKVYVRPALRQVEF; this comes from the exons ATGGGATGCTCTTCCTCAAGTACTGCAGTCGAAGACACGCCTCATGTGAATACCCCCGTGAAACGCGGCACCAGGAAGCTCGTTGGATTGCCGGAGGAAACATTTGAACTGGAGGATACGGTACCAAAG GCATCTGAAACCGTCTCCGAAGCATATCACCGACTGGATGAGgaaatatgtaaaattgaaagcACATGTGCAGGTCCTCGGCTTTTGACAGCGGAAGCTTGGATTGATCATTTAGCAACAACATTCAAGCAAACCCATATCAGTAGCACGATGCTTCAGCGCGAAAACAAATTTGCGATGGATGTGACTGTCGTCGAAATTCCCAACGGAATTCCTGTACTTTCCAGTCCATCCGAATCGGGTGTGGAGGTTTCCGACCGTAGCCGCGATGATACGGCTAAG TTGGCGTTGAAGCTAGATGTTGCTCTGGATCCAGTGAAAGCGGCTCGGCACGAAGAATTCATCGCTCGGATTTCCCGTGCTGCGATGGCTCTCGAAGCAGGAAGTTTTCAAACCGACATGGTTGACATTTCCCGAAGACGGGCCCAAAATCTACGTCGAACTTTTGCGCAACTTAAGGCACTATATGCAGAGCTAGACTATCTGATAGCTTCTGCAAACAATGGCTCATACAGTTCGCTGAACGAGCAGCGTTTGGACGGAGAGCTGGAATCAGCGAGGGAGATCCGTGATCGATTGGGTGGTGTATGTGAACAGTGGCGGACGGCAGCTTCAATGATACGAGCTTCGGCAAACGGGATGTTACAATCGGTAGAATTTTGGAATCTTGTTGGAAGTTCGAAAGATGCTGCCGAAAAGATTTCCCTAGCATTGGATAGTAGAACGGCTTGTCATGGAGCTTTAATAGCGATGGAGGCGGCTCAGGATGCGCTTCCACAAGTAGAGATTCCTTTCGTTACAGTGAGACAACAATCTGCCTTGAAGCACGGGCTTATTTATATGTTAACTGATATGGCTAACCCGGCGCGATATAGACACACTAAACATGTGCTGGAAGGATTTCTAAAAAACGTTGAGATGTCGGTTCGCTGGGTTCACGACACTTATAGTGATACATTGAAGAAAGATCTCCTTGAGGCAGACCAATCGGTGCTTTCGATTGCTAAACAACTGAGGGAAATAAGAACCAACTACCTAAGACAACGATTGGGGTCCAAAGTTTACGTGCGGCCTGCTTTAAGACAGGTTGAATTTTAA
- the LOC131681742 gene encoding uncharacterized protein LOC131681742 isoform X1, producing the protein MGCSSSSTAVEDTPHVNTPVKRGTRKLVGLPEETFELEDTVPKASETVSEAYHRLDEEICKIESTCAGPRLLTAEAWIDHLATTFKQTHISSTMLQRENKFAMDVTVVEIPNGIPVLSSPSESGVEVSDRSRDDTAKVRHLALKLDVALDPVKAARHEEFIARISRAAMALEAGSFQTDMVDISRRRAQNLRRTFAQLKALYAELDYLIASANNGSYSSLNEQRLDGELESAREIRDRLGGVCEQWRTAASMIRASANGMLQSVEFWNLVGSSKDAAEKISLALDSRTACHGALIAMEAAQDALPQVEIPFVTVRQQSALKHGLIYMLTDMANPARYRHTKHVLEGFLKNVEMSVRWVHDTYSDTLKKDLLEADQSVLSIAKQLREIRTNYLRQRLGSKVYVRPALRQVEF; encoded by the exons ATGGGATGCTCTTCCTCAAGTACTGCAGTCGAAGACACGCCTCATGTGAATACCCCCGTGAAACGCGGCACCAGGAAGCTCGTTGGATTGCCGGAGGAAACATTTGAACTGGAGGATACGGTACCAAAG GCATCTGAAACCGTCTCCGAAGCATATCACCGACTGGATGAGgaaatatgtaaaattgaaagcACATGTGCAGGTCCTCGGCTTTTGACAGCGGAAGCTTGGATTGATCATTTAGCAACAACATTCAAGCAAACCCATATCAGTAGCACGATGCTTCAGCGCGAAAACAAATTTGCGATGGATGTGACTGTCGTCGAAATTCCCAACGGAATTCCTGTACTTTCCAGTCCATCCGAATCGGGTGTGGAGGTTTCCGACCGTAGCCGCGATGATACGGCTAAGGTTCGTCAT TTGGCGTTGAAGCTAGATGTTGCTCTGGATCCAGTGAAAGCGGCTCGGCACGAAGAATTCATCGCTCGGATTTCCCGTGCTGCGATGGCTCTCGAAGCAGGAAGTTTTCAAACCGACATGGTTGACATTTCCCGAAGACGGGCCCAAAATCTACGTCGAACTTTTGCGCAACTTAAGGCACTATATGCAGAGCTAGACTATCTGATAGCTTCTGCAAACAATGGCTCATACAGTTCGCTGAACGAGCAGCGTTTGGACGGAGAGCTGGAATCAGCGAGGGAGATCCGTGATCGATTGGGTGGTGTATGTGAACAGTGGCGGACGGCAGCTTCAATGATACGAGCTTCGGCAAACGGGATGTTACAATCGGTAGAATTTTGGAATCTTGTTGGAAGTTCGAAAGATGCTGCCGAAAAGATTTCCCTAGCATTGGATAGTAGAACGGCTTGTCATGGAGCTTTAATAGCGATGGAGGCGGCTCAGGATGCGCTTCCACAAGTAGAGATTCCTTTCGTTACAGTGAGACAACAATCTGCCTTGAAGCACGGGCTTATTTATATGTTAACTGATATGGCTAACCCGGCGCGATATAGACACACTAAACATGTGCTGGAAGGATTTCTAAAAAACGTTGAGATGTCGGTTCGCTGGGTTCACGACACTTATAGTGATACATTGAAGAAAGATCTCCTTGAGGCAGACCAATCGGTGCTTTCGATTGCTAAACAACTGAGGGAAATAAGAACCAACTACCTAAGACAACGATTGGGGTCCAAAGTTTACGTGCGGCCTGCTTTAAGACAGGTTGAATTTTAA